The Penaeus chinensis breed Huanghai No. 1 chromosome 6, ASM1920278v2, whole genome shotgun sequence genomic interval gagagagagagagagagagagagagagaggagagagagagagagagacagagacagacagagagagagagacagagacagagagagagagagaaggagagagagaagagagagacgagacagacagagagagagagagagagacagagagagagagagagagagaagagagagagaggagagaagagagagagagagagagagagagagagagagagagagaggagagagagagagagagagagagagaggagagagagagaagagaagaggaaagagaaagagagaagaaagagaaagagaaagagagagacagagacagacagagagagagagagagagagagagagagagagagagagagagagagagagagagagagagagagagagagagagagagagagagagagagacggaacatGAGATAGATGGAGAAACAAATTTCACAGAACCAGAAAGCAGTATGCCACAAGTCTCAAATATCTTCCACATTTTACATGACCAAACAGGAAGGAAATCAACTTACTCGCTTGGCACTGGGTCATCCTCTGGAGATAGATTGGGTAGATTGAGATCGTGGCCTAGCTGCTGTGTGGCGATACGGTTAACTTCTTGCTTGAGAGGGAGGTACTCGTCATACAAGCGCCTCGCATGCTCCAGGCTCTTGTTGCGAAGGTCTTCGGCTGACTTGATGATACTCTCCATCTGGAATTGGGGGTGTAGAATCAGCATGGGCAATAGCGTAACAATATGGTTCATATTTGTCTGTTACTGGGGCCTTTTTAGCCTACTGAGAAGTCCCCATTTTCAGTAAGCTTTTCAGTTAGGATAAAATTGATTTCAGAtcttatacatgcataaataataatgatgatagtggcaataagaaaaaaatataaataatcacaataataatacttagaagaacaataaatataaattattattatatcataaataattaATCAGATCTACCCAAACATGTCTTTTTTAAAATATGGTAAAATACTacacaaataagaataatgacaataaaaattaaataattaataataaaaaaaaatatccatctgaacaaaacacaacaactgccgatattatttactactactacaccactactaccattactaacactactactactattaataataacaataacacattaTCATCAAGAACATAATAAAGAGGAATGATGCACTGAAAACAAGGACAGAGAGAACTATTACCGCATTGATATCTGCATGAATCTGCCTCAGCTCCTCCACATGTGCCATCTTCTCCTGCAGTAGCAACTCCATCTCTGACCTGTATTCAGCCAGACTGGCCTCCTCAGCCTggaccacctccacctcctgggcAAGCCGTCCCCGCAACCGCTCCACGGCGACTACCTTGGACCTGGCGATGGCAGGGAAAGAGATGCGAGTGTTCCTTTCAGGGTGAGAAGCAGAAAATGGTGTAGCCTATACATCAGGGGATGATCTTTTGCATGCAATTCATAAGTTGCTGGATTAATCTATTGTCCCAAAAGTGATATCCATGGTAATCAAGGGAGTAAGAAGTACACTTAACTCAGCATAAACAATGATTCTCTACTCTACATTTCTTGCCATGTAATACATTAGTAGCAGTGTGCTATGTAAAGTTGATTTTATCAGTAAATAACTTCTGTTGACTATGGTTATACTAACAGCAATCTTCAAGTGAAATATATCAGGCTGTTGTACCTATTATATGTTAAAATCCAATACCACATCTTTGAATAGAACTTTTTAATCTGGATAATATATagttaatgattatatttttgtataaatatgaagGCCTAACGAGTATATAAAGAATACTACATGATAATATAACATcatcacataaacaaaacaagaattatTAAGTGCTACTATTtcccaagagaaaaaaacaaaaaaaagttgggGAGACATAAAAGGTCCTGTTGTAAGTATCTGACTACAACAAAATCTAAGTATAACAAATTTCAAACTTCAAAAAATTCAGTGGAAGTGGGACTTCTTTTGCCATAACAACTGTATAATGCTGTATAGTGTTGTATATTATTACATAATACTAAATTTTCCCTCATTAACCTATGCAAATTAAAAGCTCATCAAACCGATTAGTTTAAAGGTGAATGTTAAACTTCTAAACATTATCAGCCCACTTCTCTTCTGAacgaaccaaccaaccaaccaaccaaccaacctctCTCTGTTAAACTAATCACTGTGTAAGGGAACTTTGGATACAATGAAGTTTGTCATAAACGACAGCACTGCACATAAGACAAAGGAACTGAACTGACACTCACTCACAAGCCTGTATTCAATTATGTTCTCATTGACAGGAGGGTTGAGGGGGTAATGATGCATAGGCAAGGTTTAAGTTAGGATGTAAGCTACAGCTAGCTTGGTTTAAGTTGGTTGGTGGATGGCATAATGAGAGTTTAAATCCCTGGGGGATGTGGTCCAATAGCTCGCTATTCCAGCACTGAATATTAGCAAAAGTTCAGCTAGTAGTTTCCAATGAAGTTCATTCTTCACTAGCATTAAAAATGCTAGTGAAGGACTACacataatattattagtaaccaTTGTATATGGTTGTGTGATGCGGACATCCTACAGATTGCAGAAAGACAAACATGGCTATCTGAGCCTAGAGTATTCAAACACAATATACAAAATCACAGTTTACAGTATACGAAAAACTTCTGATAGTATGATTTCCTGACATTGTGAATTCTTCAGATGGTAATGTACACTAGTTTTCTTCTAACAGGAAAGCCACAAACTTTTGATCATTATGACTAATTTTCAATCCCAAGTAAAAGAGATACATCAGGTACCATACTAATACATACAGCTTCCACTGGGGACTTTATAATTTGGGTTCCTGTATTCTCTGCAGTCAAGTATATACCAAttatatagaagaagaaaaaatgcaataCCGCTGGCAGACATATAATCAATGTAgtttgaaacaaaacaaaaaatcctcttTCCAATATACATAACCCACATCTCATTCCAAGCTATGTGTAACAGATCATACACATTGCTTTATTACTACTAAAGTTATAACGCTGTAATTCATATTTCTCACTCTcaccattatcaattatcaacttcaatataaacatatttgacaTCATATAGCAATAACTGTTAGAAACTctgaaaagaacaaagaagtcTGCAAACCAACATTTTTCAAAACATGGTATTATTAAATGTTTCCTGTGCTGTGAGAGTGCCTTAAATAATGGGAATTTTCTCATAATCACATGGCCTATGTTCTATCCTCCTCCATCTGACATGTGATCGGTATCGGATGGTCTAAAATCTCGAGGAGAAACTTACTGACATCCCTGCAGCAACTCGAGCAATTGCCATTTATAGTCTGGTGAGAGAGCTACTAGACTGGCAATTTAATGTCAAATGAAGAACCAGCACACCTCATTTTTCTGAGAATACATTTTGCTGCTTGATGTAATGCAGTGCTACAAAATTACCATAAATATTACTAATACACTTAAAGTACTGGtaaaaacaggattttttttttctcaatcttaatcataatacctgtgcttcatctatatctatgtaaaatGTGCTGGAAGGTTTACAATTATAAGACCAACTCAACAGGGATACTGCATGAAACAATTACCACAGATTCTGTACTTTCTACTTTGACAAAGACAAAAAACCTTCACCACATACTGTATTCTATTGAAAGACAAGAGTTAGAAATGGTTCCTTATCTGACACATTATTACCAGCAGGATCTACAAACTCTTCCTTAGAGGTTCCGATAGGCCAGAGCCATCATTGCATAGGCTAGTAGCAGAAGCAAGGAAGGGCACATGTAAGGAATAATTTACTAATATTTTGTGAAATGACAATCAATAATTCCAATAAAAAACATGCTTTAAAATCAATATCCATGAATAGAATAGGCAATCATACACAAAGTTCTATGTAATCTGGTAATATTTCTATAATGTGAAGGaaatctcttgctctttcttcttgtGAGGCACAGTGACAGTGAAGGACTGAACAACATAACATTCTGATGGGATAGTAAGAGATTATGACTAGACACTCAACAGTATTTGAAATCAAGCCTTGTGTATACTTGGAGAAAACTAAGATCTTTTATGTTTCTATGAAATTTAGGAATAACATATTTCATGTGTTGACATATCAAAGTTTCTAGTTTGATCTCTTTACATGATGACACTAATGGATATTTATTACCAAGAGCAACACACCTTCCAGAGACAAAATACCAAAACCAGGGTATCGtgtgaacccaaaatccaaacctatgCTTTCACACCTTCTACCTATTCATTAAATGGGGGGGGAAAGCCCCCATGTACCCCCCCCTCTTAATTACATTAGCACTTCATGTCAACTTACAAAACATGTGACATTAAGAGctttggctgtgtgagggtgttatgGACTTTGTGCAGtggatttgtttgtcttttagtgGTAAATATGAGACAGAAGCAACTGTACCTGTGCCGattattactctatttcttatgctctctaatatggcaatgtccatttttctctctctctgtgccttgttctcggtaacattaacccacTATTTCTTTATCAATCATATTAGTGCTTTTTGTAATTACATTCCGATTTAAAATGCCACAGGCCTGTTTATGCCacaattcatgaatatatatgcaaatgtaaatcCAAGTGAGAAAAGTGTAATGATAAAAGTGGTTCTCTACATGGTCAAACCGAGACATAAGCCTTGGAAGGAAAATGACTACTGATgcgtttgtttttacacatatgaCCGGCAGCCGGTCAAATAAAGACTTCCCTTTCATTACTTCCATTGTCATGGACTAAAAAATCAATTTGCGTGTAAGTAGAAATCAAAATATTGAAAAACTGGCGATATCATAAATGCACTGAATTAAAGGAAATGGGTTAAAAGGAACAttctaaaagaaaaatataaaaaaaatactgacatcAGAACCGAAAATTAGCCGTAGCATCTCGAACttctaaaaaaaatcacaaatataaGTATCAGTGGCtactaaatgaagaaaaaaatacttatcaaAATTCAAACCAACGATTTCATACTATCAAATAACTCACCTAATGTCCTTGAGCGCCTCTAATTTCATGTAaacagctctttctctctcgtctgccATTCCGCCTGACATGTTTGGTAAACAACCGAAGATTCAAGCGAGCAactatacttttgttattattattttgtttgtaatatttattttctgtaactgttagttttgtgttttttgtattaaATTTCGTCTATCTAAGTATATGCATTAATTGTAGGATTTATTTGGGGTATTTATACAGGGAAGTACACTGAGtgcaattttgtatttttttgtaaaataagaatagtattttatctgtatatctatttgattttatagttttatatatttttcttatcatttttttatcatgtatGCTTGTTGCACCTAattagttatttgttatttttctgctTATGGTTTTCTGCTATTCCATCATGAAATATGATGAATGATTAGGTTTGGTATCcatgtaaatattattaatgaaaagtAAACAGTCGAAtagatattttacttttatcagaaaaaaaaatggttaatgtagacgaaataaatatattaaactgTCATTCGAGGAATTAGCGTAGCGAGTAATTCTTGTATAGATAGCTCTTCTTATCCGAtttaaata includes:
- the LOC125026639 gene encoding zinc finger C4H2 domain-containing protein-like isoform X1, producing MSGGMADERERAVYMKLEALKDIRNTRISFPAIARSKVVAVERLRGRLAQEVEVVQAEEASLAEYRSEMELLLQEKMAHVEELRQIHADINAMESIIKSAEDLRNKSLEHARRLYDEYLPLKQEVNRIATQQLGHDLNLPNLSPEDDPVPSDLLANSFFEKAGLEWSMEHDDLRSAGGLGLSSLGPLGAPPSFLSPQAPPLAPLRATPHKADQRPLPPPPGPPTPAFRQQPPPMKSCLSCHQQIHRNAPICPLCKAKSRSRNPKKPKKKD
- the LOC125026639 gene encoding zinc finger C4H2 domain-containing protein-like isoform X2, yielding MSGGMADERERAVYMKLEALKDIRNTRISFPAIARSKVVAVERLRGRLAQEVEVVQAEEASLAEYRSEMELLLQEKMAHVEELRQIHADINAMESIIKSAEDLRNKSLEHARRLYDEYLPLKQEVNRIATQQLGHDLNLPNLSPEDDPVPSDFFEKAGLEWSMEHDDLRSAGGLGLSSLGPLGAPPSFLSPQAPPLAPLRATPHKADQRPLPPPPGPPTPAFRQQPPPMKSCLSCHQQIHRNAPICPLCKAKSRSRNPKKPKKKD
- the LOC125026639 gene encoding zinc finger C4H2 domain-containing protein-like isoform X3 — protein: MSGGMADERERAVYMKLEALKDIRSKVVAVERLRGRLAQEVEVVQAEEASLAEYRSEMELLLQEKMAHVEELRQIHADINAMESIIKSAEDLRNKSLEHARRLYDEYLPLKQEVNRIATQQLGHDLNLPNLSPEDDPVPSDLLANSFFEKAGLEWSMEHDDLRSAGGLGLSSLGPLGAPPSFLSPQAPPLAPLRATPHKADQRPLPPPPGPPTPAFRQQPPPMKSCLSCHQQIHRNAPICPLCKAKSRSRNPKKPKKKD
- the LOC125026639 gene encoding zinc finger C4H2 domain-containing protein-like isoform X4 yields the protein MSGGMADERERAVYMKLEALKDIRSKVVAVERLRGRLAQEVEVVQAEEASLAEYRSEMELLLQEKMAHVEELRQIHADINAMESIIKSAEDLRNKSLEHARRLYDEYLPLKQEVNRIATQQLGHDLNLPNLSPEDDPVPSDFFEKAGLEWSMEHDDLRSAGGLGLSSLGPLGAPPSFLSPQAPPLAPLRATPHKADQRPLPPPPGPPTPAFRQQPPPMKSCLSCHQQIHRNAPICPLCKAKSRSRNPKKPKKKD